One genomic window of Sus scrofa isolate TJ Tabasco breed Duroc unplaced genomic scaffold, Sscrofa11.1 Contig935, whole genome shotgun sequence includes the following:
- the LOC100156611 gene encoding olfactory receptor 4K1-like, producing the protein MDGPRNYSVVTEFILLGLSSSQELQLFLFLIFSVFYGAAVLGNILIILIVITDSRLHSPMYFLLSNLSFIDVCQATFATPKMIADFLSEHKTITFQGCMSQIFFLHVFGGSEMVLLVAMAYDRYIAICKPLHYMTIMSRKVCAILVGVSWAIGILHSSSHLAFMVDLPFCGPNKVDNFFCDLPLVIKLACLDTYVLEILVLTNSGLLSLICFLLLLISYTVILATVHRQSPGGTSKALSTLSAHITVVVLFFGPLIFIYIWPFESFPIDKFISVFFTVFTPFLNPMIYTLRNKDVKEAMKKLRNQHVGSKEVF; encoded by the coding sequence TCAGTGGTTACTGAATTCATTTTGTTGGGCCTGTCTAGCTCTCAGGAACTGcaactcttccttttcttaatcTTCTCTGTGTTTTATGGAGCTGCGGTCTTGGGAAACATCCTTATCATCCTCATAGTGATCACAGACTCTCGACTGCACTCCCCAATGTACTTTCTTCTCAGTAATCTCTCCTTCATTGATGTGTGTCAGGCTACCTTTGCCACTCCCAAGATGATTGCAGACTTCCTCAGCGAACATAAGACCATCACCTTCCAGGGATGCATGTCACAAATCTTTTTCTTGCATGTTTTCGGGGGCAGTGAGATGGTGCTTCTTGTTGCCATGGCCTACGACAGATACATTGCGATTTGCAAACCTCTGCATTACATGACTATCATGAGCCGAAAGGTGTGTGCTATTCTGGTGGGGGTTTCTTGGGCCATTGGCATTCTACACTCATCCAGCCATCTAGCATTCATGGTTGACCTTCCTTTCTGTGGACCCAACAAGGTGGACAATTTCTTTTGTGACCTTCCCCTCGTGATCAAGCTTGCCTGCTTAGACACCTATGTTTTAGAGATCCTTGTGCTCACAAACAGTGGCCTGCTCTCACttatctgttttctccttttgctcATTTCTTACACTGTCATCCTCGCCACTGTCCACCGCCAGTCCCCTGGTGGGACATCCAAGGCCCTTTCCACTCTCTCTGCCCACATCACTGTTGTGGTTTTGTTCTTTGGCCCATTAATCTTTATCTATATTTGGCCCTTTGAAAGCTTCCCAATTGACAAATTTATCTCTGTGTTTTTTACTGTCTTCACTCCCTTCCTTAACCCTATGATTTACACGCTGAGGAATAAAGATGTAAAGGAAGCCATGAAGAAGCTGAGGAACCAGCATGTGGGTTCCAAGGAAGTCTTTTAG